The proteins below come from a single Arthrobacter sp. zg-Y1171 genomic window:
- a CDS encoding long-chain fatty acid--CoA ligase gives MRESATDLLVSLPEDSNVTDLLLQMHRKDPARVLYAVKNGSSWEDITAAQFLAEVTRLAKGLIGCGVRPGDSVAVMSRTSYEWTVADMANWFAGAVTIPIYETSSPSQVEWILKDSGARHVFVEDARKADVVLAAASALDGEFSIWLMNNGDGADTFTGLTAAGSSVSDDTLETARSTANLSDTASMVYTSGTTGRPKGCEITHGNFALFGVNVIEVLPEMLKIPNPTTLMFLPLAHVLARAVQVGCLHAGVKVGHSRSASDLMSDLKSFSPTFLLAVPRIFEKIYTGAQASAEAAGKGKAFEAAAATAVAYSEAQDSAARGGRGPSVALTLKHKLFDRLFYPKVRAVLGGNAAFAISGASALSPMLAHFFRGCGVTVLEGYGLTETTAPASVNQATRTRVGSVGLPMPGTTIRIADDGEVLVRGAVVFKGYHRNPEATADAFEGEWFKTGDVGVLDDDGFLRITGRKKDLLVTAGGKNVAPGPLEEKIRENRLVSQAIVVGEGRPFVSALITLDEEALAAWSRENGAPDGIAAEDPRVQQLLQESVDAANATVSRAEQIRKFTVLPKDFTLESGHLTATLKLRRNAVIADYSDEVDKLYAK, from the coding sequence GTGCGCGAGTCCGCCACTGACCTCCTGGTTAGCCTTCCCGAAGATTCGAATGTTACGGATCTCCTGCTCCAAATGCATCGAAAAGATCCCGCCCGCGTCCTGTACGCGGTCAAGAACGGCAGCAGCTGGGAAGACATCACCGCCGCGCAGTTCCTCGCAGAAGTTACCCGGCTGGCCAAAGGCCTGATCGGATGCGGTGTCCGTCCCGGAGACAGCGTTGCCGTCATGTCCCGGACCTCTTACGAGTGGACCGTGGCGGATATGGCCAACTGGTTCGCGGGAGCCGTGACCATCCCGATCTATGAAACCTCCTCCCCCTCCCAGGTCGAGTGGATCCTCAAGGATTCCGGTGCCCGGCACGTGTTCGTGGAGGACGCGCGCAAGGCCGACGTCGTGCTGGCCGCCGCTTCCGCCCTTGACGGAGAGTTCTCCATCTGGCTGATGAACAACGGCGACGGCGCCGACACGTTCACCGGCCTCACCGCCGCGGGAAGCAGTGTCAGCGACGACACGCTGGAAACCGCCCGCAGTACCGCGAACCTCAGCGACACCGCGTCGATGGTCTACACCTCCGGCACCACCGGCCGGCCCAAGGGCTGCGAAATCACGCACGGCAATTTCGCCCTCTTCGGCGTCAACGTCATTGAAGTCCTGCCGGAAATGCTGAAGATCCCCAACCCGACCACGCTGATGTTCCTGCCGCTGGCGCATGTGCTGGCCCGGGCGGTCCAGGTGGGCTGCCTGCACGCCGGCGTCAAGGTGGGCCATTCCCGCAGTGCGTCCGACCTGATGTCGGACCTCAAGTCCTTCTCCCCCACGTTCCTGCTGGCCGTGCCGCGGATCTTCGAAAAGATCTACACCGGCGCCCAGGCTTCGGCCGAAGCCGCCGGCAAGGGCAAGGCCTTCGAGGCTGCCGCCGCCACCGCCGTTGCCTACTCCGAGGCACAGGACTCGGCCGCCCGCGGCGGCCGCGGCCCGTCGGTGGCGCTGACCTTGAAGCACAAACTGTTTGATCGGCTCTTCTATCCCAAGGTGCGTGCGGTCCTTGGCGGAAATGCCGCATTCGCGATCTCCGGCGCCAGCGCGCTGAGCCCGATGCTCGCGCACTTCTTCCGCGGCTGCGGAGTCACGGTACTGGAGGGCTACGGCCTGACCGAAACCACCGCCCCGGCGAGCGTGAACCAGGCGACCCGCACGCGGGTGGGCTCGGTAGGCCTGCCCATGCCGGGCACCACCATCCGGATTGCCGACGACGGCGAGGTCCTGGTCCGCGGCGCCGTGGTCTTCAAGGGCTACCACCGCAACCCTGAAGCAACTGCGGACGCCTTCGAGGGCGAGTGGTTCAAGACCGGCGACGTGGGCGTTCTCGACGACGACGGTTTCCTGCGCATCACCGGCCGCAAGAAGGACCTGCTGGTCACGGCCGGCGGCAAGAACGTGGCTCCCGGCCCGCTGGAAGAAAAGATCCGGGAGAACCGGCTGGTCTCACAGGCCATCGTGGTGGGCGAAGGACGCCCGTTCGTTTCCGCCCTGATCACGCTGGACGAGGAGGCCCTCGCCGCCTGGAGCCGGGAGAACGGCGCCCCGGACGGTATTGCTGCGGAGGATCCCCGGGTGCAGCAGCTGCTGCAGGAGTCAGTCGACGCCGCCAATGCAACGGTGTCCCGGGCCGAACAGATCCGCAAGTTCACCGTGCTGCCCAAGGATTTCACCTTGGAATCGGGCCATCTCACGGCCACGCTGAAGCTGCGCCGCAATGCGGTGATTGCGGATTACTCCGACGAGGTCGACAAGCTCTACGCCAAGTAG
- a CDS encoding metallopeptidase family protein produces MSMGSSFRVRLEDESSAAAASSPGAPARSFRQRRRNRHGRGLRGDVIPPHLAGARTRAERFDEWVLESAQRLERLWGERIQTYQFVVEEIPPGLEELARSGGPIPLGAGTASAPNRPPVITIYRHAVETAARSLVPVSELVHDVIVEQLAILMGMDPETVDPAYGRFRPL; encoded by the coding sequence ATGTCCATGGGATCTTCATTCCGGGTGCGTCTCGAAGATGAGTCAAGTGCCGCAGCCGCTTCCTCCCCCGGTGCGCCCGCCCGGTCCTTCCGGCAACGGCGGCGCAACCGGCACGGGCGCGGCCTGCGGGGAGACGTGATCCCGCCGCATCTGGCCGGTGCCCGCACGCGCGCGGAACGTTTCGACGAGTGGGTACTCGAATCAGCGCAGCGGCTGGAACGGCTCTGGGGCGAACGGATCCAGACCTACCAGTTCGTGGTCGAGGAGATCCCTCCAGGACTTGAGGAGCTGGCGCGCTCCGGCGGACCCATTCCGCTGGGCGCCGGGACCGCCTCTGCACCAAACCGGCCGCCGGTCATCACCATCTACCGGCACGCCGTCGAAACCGCTGCCCGCTCCCTGGTGCCCGTCAGCGAGCTGGTGCATGACGTCATCGTGGAGCAGCTGGCGATACTGATGGGAATGGACCCCGAAACCGTTGATCCTGCCTACGGCCGGTTCCGCCCCCTGTAA
- a CDS encoding stage II sporulation protein M yields MDLDAFTAVHSDDWKRLDELAARRRLSGPEADELLRLYQRASTHLSIVRSVAPEGTLSASLSMRLSRARTRFTGSRSNFMEDLANFFVSSLPAAFYRVRWLTVAIGAAFVLVAWLTGLWAVNTPGVLAAVGSDEEVRRYVEEDFVNYYSENPAASFSGMVWTNNAWIAVQAVAFGITGLWVPWILYQNAVSVGLSAGMMAAHGRLDVFFTYILPHGFMELTAIFIASAAGLRIFWAFAAPGRRSRMTAVAQEGRSLMTVALGLVVVLFISGLVEGFVTPSPLPAWLRLAIGFGVFAAYWAYTLILGGRAYRAGHRGDLSARDAGAYLRTA; encoded by the coding sequence GTGGACCTCGATGCCTTCACTGCAGTGCACAGCGATGACTGGAAACGCCTCGACGAGCTGGCTGCGCGCCGCCGCTTAAGCGGCCCGGAAGCGGACGAACTGCTTCGGCTCTACCAGCGTGCCTCCACCCATCTTTCCATCGTGCGCTCGGTAGCCCCGGAAGGAACGCTTTCCGCCTCCCTCTCCATGCGCCTGTCCCGCGCCCGGACCCGGTTTACCGGCAGCCGGTCCAACTTCATGGAGGACCTGGCGAACTTCTTCGTTTCGTCCCTCCCAGCCGCCTTTTACCGCGTGCGCTGGCTGACCGTTGCGATAGGTGCAGCCTTCGTCCTGGTGGCCTGGCTGACCGGTTTGTGGGCCGTCAATACGCCGGGGGTGCTGGCCGCAGTAGGGTCGGATGAGGAGGTCCGCCGCTATGTCGAAGAGGACTTCGTCAACTACTACTCCGAAAATCCGGCAGCGTCGTTCTCCGGCATGGTCTGGACCAACAACGCCTGGATCGCCGTCCAAGCGGTCGCGTTCGGCATCACCGGACTGTGGGTGCCCTGGATCCTGTACCAGAACGCCGTAAGCGTGGGCCTGTCCGCGGGGATGATGGCAGCACACGGCCGCCTGGACGTGTTTTTCACCTATATCCTGCCGCACGGGTTCATGGAACTGACCGCCATATTCATTGCCTCAGCCGCCGGGCTGCGGATTTTCTGGGCCTTCGCCGCACCCGGGCGGCGTTCCCGGATGACCGCCGTGGCTCAGGAGGGACGTTCCCTGATGACGGTTGCCCTAGGCCTGGTAGTGGTCCTGTTTATCTCCGGACTGGTTGAGGGCTTCGTTACACCCAGCCCCCTGCCGGCCTGGCTGCGCCTGGCCATCGGGTTCGGAGTATTTGCGGCGTACTGGGCGTACACGCTCATCCTCGGCGGGAGGGCCTACCGGGCCGGTCACCGAGGTGACCTGTCCGCGCGCGACGCCGGAGCGTATCTGCGTACTGCCTAG
- the ahcY gene encoding adenosylhomocysteinase, whose protein sequence is MSIDFKVADLSLAEAGRHQIRLAEHEMPGLMALRREYGPSQPLAGARIAGSLHMTVQTAVLIETLTALGAEVRWASCNIFSTQDEAAAAVVVGGGTASEPAGVPVFAWKNESLEDYWWTAEQILSWPEGSGGPNMILDDGGDATLLLHKGVEFDAAGFVPENPQDGDEDYSYEFTVILDRLRRSLAEHPGKWTEIAKGIRGVTEETTTGVLRLYQLAAEGRLLFPAINVNDSVTKSKFDNKYGIRHSLPDGLNRATDTLIGGKVAVVCGYGDVGKGAAEALRGQGARVIVTEIDPICALQAAMDGYQVAKLESVLAQGDIFITTTGNKDIIMARHMAAMKHQAIVGNVGHFDNEIDMAGLARVPGIRKVEIKPQVHEWVFDEGTDAQRSIIVLSEGRLLNLGNATGHPSFVMSNSFANQTIAQIELFTRHGDGTYANQVYVLPKVLDEKVARLHLSALGVELTELTKSQADYLGVDVAGPFKPEHYRY, encoded by the coding sequence GTGAGCATTGACTTCAAAGTAGCTGACCTTTCCCTCGCCGAAGCCGGGCGCCACCAGATCCGCCTGGCCGAACACGAGATGCCAGGCTTGATGGCGCTGCGGCGCGAGTACGGTCCAAGCCAGCCGCTGGCCGGGGCCCGAATCGCCGGGTCCCTGCACATGACGGTGCAGACCGCCGTGCTGATCGAGACGCTGACGGCCTTGGGCGCTGAAGTCCGCTGGGCGTCCTGCAACATCTTCTCCACGCAGGACGAAGCCGCTGCTGCCGTGGTGGTAGGCGGGGGAACGGCCTCGGAACCCGCAGGCGTTCCGGTCTTCGCATGGAAGAACGAGTCGCTCGAGGATTACTGGTGGACCGCCGAGCAGATCCTTAGCTGGCCCGAAGGATCCGGCGGCCCGAACATGATCCTCGACGACGGCGGTGACGCCACCCTCCTGCTGCACAAGGGCGTGGAGTTCGATGCGGCGGGGTTCGTACCGGAAAACCCGCAGGACGGCGACGAGGACTACTCCTACGAGTTCACCGTGATCCTCGACCGCCTGCGGCGCAGCCTGGCGGAGCATCCGGGGAAGTGGACCGAAATCGCCAAGGGCATCCGGGGCGTCACGGAGGAAACCACCACCGGTGTGCTGCGCCTCTACCAGCTCGCGGCCGAGGGCAGGCTGCTGTTCCCGGCCATCAACGTCAACGACTCCGTCACCAAGTCCAAGTTCGATAACAAATACGGCATCCGGCATTCCCTTCCGGACGGATTGAACCGTGCCACTGACACGCTTATCGGCGGCAAGGTTGCCGTGGTCTGCGGCTACGGCGACGTCGGCAAGGGCGCCGCGGAGGCACTCCGCGGGCAGGGCGCCCGGGTGATCGTCACGGAAATCGACCCCATCTGCGCACTGCAGGCGGCGATGGACGGCTACCAAGTGGCGAAGCTGGAATCCGTGCTGGCGCAGGGCGATATTTTCATCACCACCACCGGGAACAAGGACATCATCATGGCCCGGCACATGGCCGCCATGAAACACCAGGCGATCGTCGGCAACGTCGGGCACTTCGACAACGAGATCGACATGGCCGGACTCGCCCGGGTGCCCGGCATCCGCAAGGTCGAGATCAAGCCGCAGGTCCATGAATGGGTGTTCGATGAAGGCACCGACGCGCAGCGCAGCATCATTGTGCTCTCCGAAGGGCGGCTGCTGAACCTCGGCAACGCCACCGGGCATCCGTCCTTTGTGATGAGCAATTCCTTCGCGAACCAGACCATTGCGCAGATTGAGCTGTTCACCAGGCACGGCGACGGGACCTACGCCAACCAGGTCTACGTGCTGCCCAAGGTCCTGGACGAAAAGGTGGCCCGCCTGCACCTTTCCGCCCTCGGCGTCGAACTGACAGAACTCACCAAGAGCCAGGCGGACTATCTGGGCGTCGACGTGGCGGGTCCCTTCAAGCCCGAGCACTACCGGTACTGA
- a CDS encoding RDD family protein: MSSIVTGEAVVLELRPAGFAARMVSALIDVIAQVLVFIVLMLLVAQAVASSDPALAQALSLSLVVLLFVLVPAAVETLTRGKSLGRLVMGLRIVRDDGGSVRFRHAFIRAFTAVLEIYMLAGSLAVMVALFNDKSKRLGDLLAGTYALRDRVVAPLPELVAAPPELAGWADLADIGRLPDGLARRISRFLAQSGHMTGTARMVLASELASETTAHVSPQPPPGTHPEAYLRAVVAERRNRDYVRLDRQRLQSRALAERLHRMPFSD; the protein is encoded by the coding sequence ATGAGCAGCATTGTTACCGGCGAAGCCGTGGTCCTTGAGCTCCGTCCTGCCGGCTTCGCGGCGCGGATGGTCAGCGCCCTCATCGACGTCATTGCCCAGGTCCTCGTGTTTATCGTCTTGATGCTGCTGGTCGCGCAGGCCGTCGCGTCGTCGGACCCGGCCCTGGCACAGGCACTGTCGCTGAGCCTTGTGGTGCTGCTGTTCGTGTTGGTCCCGGCGGCGGTGGAAACCCTGACGCGGGGAAAGTCGCTCGGCCGCCTGGTCATGGGGCTGCGGATTGTCCGCGACGACGGCGGTTCGGTGCGGTTCCGGCACGCCTTCATCCGGGCGTTCACCGCGGTACTGGAGATCTACATGCTCGCCGGTTCGCTGGCCGTCATGGTGGCGTTGTTCAATGACAAGTCCAAGCGCCTCGGGGATCTCCTGGCCGGCACCTATGCCCTGCGGGACCGGGTGGTGGCACCGTTGCCGGAGCTGGTGGCGGCTCCCCCGGAGCTTGCCGGCTGGGCGGACCTGGCCGATATCGGCCGCCTGCCCGACGGGTTGGCGCGCCGCATCTCCCGCTTCCTGGCCCAGAGCGGGCACATGACCGGAACGGCCAGAATGGTGCTCGCATCCGAACTTGCCTCGGAAACCACTGCGCATGTATCCCCGCAGCCGCCGCCGGGCACGCATCCGGAGGCCTACCTTCGGGCGGTCGTCGCCGAGCGCCGGAACCGCGATTACGTCCGGCTGGACCGCCAACGGCTGCAGTCCCGGGCCCTGGCCGAACGGCTGCACCGGATGCCGTTCAGCGACTGA
- a CDS encoding dolichyl-phosphate-mannose--protein mannosyltransferase: MPLGAAGWILPLMMAVLGGVLRFTRLGEPGALVFDETYYVKDAYSLLQSGYERAWPEDANESFAAGRPQVLLDEPEYVVHPPVGKWMIAFGMALFGSDNSFGWRFGAALTGALTVLLLGLIAARLFSSATLGALAGLFLAVDGHHLVHSRTSLLDVFLTFWVVAAFGALLLDRRDGRLRLAHALSRTAGAGAPDRADPGGALLYGPWLLWRPWRIVAGVCLGLAVGTKWSALAFVAVFGLMTVLWDVSARRVAGIRQWESALFRDGVPAFLTIIPAALITYVASWSGWLLSDDAYDRQWAEENPDEGWSWLPASLRSLAEYHRSAYAFHNGLSSEHSYSSTAWTWLFMGRPTSFFYESSAQGETGCAAESCSTAVTSVGNPLIWWAAALSLLVVLFYWAGRRDWRAGAVLSGVAAGYLPWFAYPERTTFFFYAVSFEPFLVLALVYVLGLILGRPADSPQRRRIGLLLTACFVAGVLALSAYFLPVWTADTIPYSGWRLRMWMPSWI, translated from the coding sequence ATGCCCCTGGGGGCGGCCGGCTGGATCCTGCCGCTGATGATGGCGGTACTGGGCGGTGTGCTGCGCTTCACCCGCCTGGGTGAGCCCGGCGCCCTGGTGTTTGACGAGACCTACTACGTCAAGGACGCCTACTCGCTGCTGCAGTCCGGCTATGAACGTGCCTGGCCCGAGGATGCAAACGAGTCCTTTGCTGCGGGCCGGCCCCAGGTCCTGCTCGATGAGCCCGAATATGTGGTGCATCCGCCTGTCGGCAAATGGATGATCGCTTTCGGCATGGCACTTTTCGGATCGGATAATTCCTTCGGCTGGCGCTTCGGCGCCGCGCTTACCGGCGCCCTTACGGTCCTGCTCCTGGGGCTCATCGCCGCACGGTTGTTCTCCTCGGCGACTCTCGGCGCCCTGGCCGGGTTGTTCCTGGCCGTGGACGGGCACCATCTGGTCCATTCCCGCACCTCCCTGTTGGATGTCTTCCTGACGTTCTGGGTGGTGGCCGCGTTCGGCGCGCTCCTGTTGGACCGACGGGACGGCCGGCTGCGGCTGGCACATGCCCTCTCCCGAACGGCCGGCGCCGGTGCCCCGGACCGCGCAGACCCCGGCGGTGCACTGCTGTACGGGCCGTGGCTGCTCTGGCGCCCCTGGCGGATCGTCGCCGGCGTCTGCCTCGGCCTGGCTGTGGGCACCAAGTGGTCAGCCCTGGCCTTCGTTGCCGTCTTCGGCCTGATGACTGTCCTTTGGGATGTCAGTGCCCGGCGGGTTGCGGGCATCCGCCAGTGGGAAAGCGCGCTGTTCCGGGACGGCGTGCCGGCGTTCCTCACCATCATCCCGGCCGCGTTGATCACCTACGTGGCCAGCTGGAGCGGGTGGCTGTTGTCCGATGACGCGTACGACCGGCAGTGGGCCGAGGAGAACCCAGACGAAGGCTGGAGCTGGCTTCCTGCTTCGCTGCGTTCACTGGCCGAGTACCACCGCAGTGCCTATGCCTTCCACAACGGACTCAGTTCGGAGCACAGCTACTCCTCCACCGCCTGGACCTGGCTGTTCATGGGCCGCCCCACGTCATTCTTCTACGAGTCCTCTGCGCAAGGAGAAACCGGCTGCGCCGCGGAGAGCTGCTCCACTGCGGTCACCTCCGTCGGCAATCCCCTGATCTGGTGGGCTGCCGCCCTGTCGCTGCTGGTGGTGCTCTTCTATTGGGCCGGCCGGCGGGACTGGCGGGCCGGTGCGGTCCTGTCCGGAGTGGCGGCTGGATACCTTCCGTGGTTCGCCTATCCTGAACGGACAACTTTCTTCTTCTATGCGGTCTCCTTTGAACCGTTCCTCGTCCTCGCATTGGTGTACGTGCTGGGCCTGATACTCGGCCGGCCCGCGGACAGTCCGCAGCGCCGGCGGATCGGCCTCCTGCTTACCGCCTGCTTCGTCGCGGGGGTCCTGGCGCTATCGGCATATTTCCTGCCGGTCTGGACGGCGGATACCATCCCGTATTCTGGCTGGCGGCTGCGTATGTGGATGCCCAGTTGGATTTAG
- a CDS encoding TIGR01906 family membrane protein yields the protein MASQDETPTHRSTAGGEPLNGTEASAPLQGKDPNGSGSHAATAPEAAGTREHADWDAEFDNLTASEQAEADAEAAADEAGDAGVAEPDAAEPDVAGPDAAESDVELTPEAPEDLEDPEDPEDAEDAEALRNREAAEGPAASENRDAAATAGAGGTVPGGHPKVAQRSQLPMRRASTLPDLSGYSSTDDAVDAGPEDRDRDRTDEDMAATSAQTPSGAVEAGEERPHAVPSGAHDAGRHEADASGDSERETETTPERETETSDDADGEVQDGTAAVAAESTNTAVTPVIVHSAETESGTEPATDRADHADDADAALAEAQRRAQEREKAAAGKPVLARVLQVMIAVFFPVMVLAAAIRAVATPLFLWAEYHRPGFPADSYGFSTDDRMTYGSYAVDYLLNFSGSRYLGDLVGDGGEPLYLASEVSHMADVKTVLTVAFIAATVMAVLSLFAALYLHRRSPGGIRRSLFSGAVITLVLVAALVVLAVLGWEQFFTQLHTVFFSNGNWTFRLDDTLIRLFPAQFWMDAGITIAALVLLTCVVVLVCCWPTRARRERVQQAREDARRRYAESLEAL from the coding sequence GTGGCAAGTCAGGACGAAACCCCCACGCATCGATCGACGGCCGGAGGGGAGCCGCTCAACGGAACCGAGGCTTCAGCGCCGCTGCAGGGGAAGGACCCCAACGGATCCGGCTCCCATGCCGCTACTGCCCCGGAAGCCGCCGGGACCCGTGAGCACGCCGACTGGGACGCGGAGTTCGACAACCTCACCGCATCCGAGCAGGCCGAGGCCGACGCGGAGGCTGCAGCAGATGAGGCAGGCGACGCCGGCGTCGCAGAACCGGACGCCGCCGAACCGGACGTCGCAGGACCGGACGCCGCAGAATCGGACGTCGAGCTGACCCCGGAAGCGCCGGAGGACCTCGAGGACCCGGAAGACCCGGAAGACGCGGAGGACGCTGAGGCCCTCCGGAACCGGGAAGCGGCTGAGGGCCCGGCCGCGTCCGAAAACCGTGATGCGGCAGCAACTGCAGGCGCCGGTGGCACCGTCCCGGGCGGGCACCCGAAGGTCGCCCAGCGCAGCCAGCTTCCCATGCGCCGGGCAAGCACCCTCCCCGACCTGAGCGGTTATTCCTCCACCGACGACGCCGTGGACGCCGGCCCCGAGGACCGGGACCGGGACCGCACGGATGAGGACATGGCGGCAACATCCGCCCAAACGCCTTCGGGCGCAGTGGAAGCAGGCGAGGAACGGCCGCATGCCGTGCCCTCCGGAGCGCACGATGCCGGCCGGCATGAAGCCGATGCATCCGGGGACTCCGAAAGGGAAACCGAAACGACGCCGGAGCGCGAAACCGAAACGTCCGACGACGCCGACGGCGAAGTGCAGGACGGCACTGCGGCGGTGGCTGCCGAGTCTACAAACACCGCCGTCACACCGGTTATCGTCCACTCTGCCGAGACGGAGAGCGGGACAGAGCCAGCCACTGACAGGGCAGACCACGCCGACGACGCCGACGCGGCACTGGCTGAAGCGCAGCGACGTGCACAGGAACGCGAGAAGGCTGCAGCGGGTAAGCCCGTCCTGGCCCGTGTCCTGCAGGTCATGATTGCCGTGTTCTTCCCGGTCATGGTGCTGGCCGCGGCGATCCGTGCCGTCGCGACGCCCCTGTTCCTGTGGGCTGAGTACCATCGGCCCGGTTTCCCGGCAGACAGTTACGGATTCTCCACCGATGACCGGATGACCTACGGTTCCTACGCCGTGGACTACCTGCTCAACTTCAGCGGATCCCGGTATCTGGGGGACCTGGTCGGAGACGGCGGAGAACCGCTGTACCTGGCCAGCGAAGTCAGCCACATGGCCGATGTCAAGACAGTGCTGACGGTGGCCTTCATCGCTGCGACGGTGATGGCGGTGCTGAGCCTCTTCGCCGCACTTTATCTGCACCGACGCAGCCCGGGCGGCATCCGCCGGTCCTTGTTCTCCGGTGCGGTGATCACGTTGGTCCTGGTGGCGGCGCTGGTCGTCCTCGCCGTTCTGGGCTGGGAACAGTTCTTCACCCAGCTGCACACGGTCTTCTTCTCGAACGGGAACTGGACCTTCCGGCTGGATGACACGCTGATCCGGCTCTTCCCGGCCCAGTTCTGGATGGACGCCGGGATTACCATTGCCGCGCTGGTGCTGCTCACCTGCGTTGTCGTGCTGGTCTGCTGCTGGCCCACCCGGGCACGCCGGGAACGCGTGCAGCAGGCCCGGGAAGACGCCCGCCGCCGTTACGCAGAGTCCCTCGAAGCACTCTAG
- a CDS encoding DUF3499 domain-containing protein has product MESLRQCSRSACRQPAVATLTYVYADSTAVLGPLATYAEPHCYDLCAGHSARLTAPLGWELVRLNLEGQPRTPTSDELSALVDAVREQAAKATEEDATESQRGGKHALEPPAETPGTRRAHLKVLREQN; this is encoded by the coding sequence GTGGAATCCTTACGCCAGTGCTCCCGGTCAGCCTGCCGCCAGCCGGCGGTAGCTACGCTGACCTACGTATACGCCGATTCCACTGCAGTGCTTGGCCCGCTGGCCACGTACGCCGAGCCGCATTGTTACGATCTGTGTGCCGGCCACTCCGCCCGGCTTACCGCCCCGCTGGGATGGGAACTTGTCCGCCTGAACCTGGAGGGCCAGCCCCGGACTCCGACCAGTGACGAACTCTCCGCTTTGGTGGACGCCGTACGCGAACAGGCAGCGAAGGCAACGGAAGAGGACGCCACGGAGTCGCAGCGCGGCGGAAAGCATGCCCTGGAGCCACCCGCCGAGACCCCCGGGACCCGCCGGGCGCACCTGAAGGTGCTGCGCGAGCAGAACTAG
- a CDS encoding Trm112 family protein encodes MANLTAGLLDVLRCPATGSVLVQDGDELVSTVPDASGERVRYRVEEGIPVLLKAAATRQEG; translated from the coding sequence ATGGCCAATCTGACAGCCGGACTCCTCGACGTCCTGCGTTGCCCTGCCACCGGATCCGTCCTCGTCCAGGACGGTGACGAACTCGTTTCGACCGTTCCCGACGCAAGCGGCGAACGGGTGCGGTACCGCGTGGAAGAAGGCATTCCGGTTCTGCTGAAGGCCGCCGCCACTCGGCAGGAGGGCTAA
- the rsmI gene encoding 16S rRNA (cytidine(1402)-2'-O)-methyltransferase, protein MTGTRTGTMAGTANNDAAGPGQIVLAATPIGNMGDATNRLIGLLESADIIAAEDTRRLHRLVSALGITTRGRIISYHEHNEASRTADLLEMVRGGATLLMVTDAGMPAVSDPGFRLVEAAAAEGLTVTAAPGPSAVLTALALSGLPTDRFCFEGFLPRKPGERSSRLAKLVGEQRTMVFFEAPHRLEPMLRALDAAFGGDRRAAVARELTKLHEQVLRGPLRELLEWAEAGDVRGEIAVVVEGAPDAAPEQAADHVAAVNSLVEQGIRLKDAVAAVAEDARISKRELYSAVLEARS, encoded by the coding sequence ATGACAGGCACCAGGACAGGCACCATGGCAGGCACCGCGAACAACGACGCCGCAGGGCCGGGGCAGATTGTCCTGGCGGCAACCCCCATCGGCAACATGGGTGATGCAACCAACCGGCTGATCGGGTTGCTGGAAAGCGCCGACATCATTGCCGCGGAGGACACCCGGCGCCTGCACCGGCTGGTAAGCGCCCTCGGCATCACCACGCGGGGCCGGATCATCAGTTACCACGAGCACAACGAAGCTTCCCGCACTGCCGATCTGCTGGAGATGGTCCGCGGCGGCGCCACCCTCCTGATGGTGACCGATGCCGGCATGCCCGCCGTATCCGATCCGGGCTTCCGCCTGGTGGAGGCTGCGGCCGCCGAAGGACTGACCGTCACCGCCGCCCCCGGACCCTCAGCGGTGTTGACCGCACTGGCCCTTTCCGGCCTGCCGACGGACCGCTTCTGCTTCGAAGGCTTCCTTCCCCGGAAGCCCGGGGAACGCAGCAGCCGGCTCGCGAAGCTGGTCGGCGAGCAGCGGACCATGGTGTTCTTCGAGGCTCCGCACCGCCTCGAACCCATGCTGCGTGCCCTGGACGCCGCCTTCGGCGGGGACCGCCGCGCCGCCGTCGCCCGCGAGCTCACCAAGCTGCATGAACAGGTGCTGCGCGGGCCCCTGCGCGAGCTGCTGGAATGGGCGGAAGCCGGGGACGTGCGCGGGGAAATCGCCGTGGTGGTCGAAGGCGCACCGGACGCCGCCCCGGAACAGGCGGCGGACCATGTGGCCGCCGTCAATTCCCTGGTGGAGCAGGGCATCCGGCTTAAAGACGCCGTCGCCGCCGTGGCCGAGGATGCCCGGATCAGCAAGCGCGAACTGTATTCGGCGGTGCTGGAAGCGCGCAGCTAA